One region of Erythrolamprus reginae isolate rEryReg1 chromosome 8, rEryReg1.hap1, whole genome shotgun sequence genomic DNA includes:
- the CHRDL1 gene encoding chordin-like protein 1 isoform X5, with protein sequence MSSMVSMKKMWNLEHSHLICACLLCLIFMQESKTAPGKSNSGTFCMFQHKKHQVGDIWNPELEPHGIVRCFECICTERGNVLCMKVKCPTLRCSTPVYDPSKCCPKCPDRPIVSNIRNTGKDCNRTLHHDETFVTEGPFRQPNQCEHCNCTEGKIVCAIKTCPNVTCASPVSTSDSCCQVCKDKDSLSGLDDDLIRQPAIRGARHSPPSQPGSSTSSPRPAAIIHQPLMGRANFRPQPNISPKLSTLVQIILNDQEKVGQVCISNRRTYSHGETWHPVIPFFGPAECVLCTCNSTKPECKPIQCPYHYSCEQPKKIKGRCCKVCTEIESQLPDDQDYFCSVETVYEGVLSTPEGIVRKIALEKNETSEVEVYTWTVKRGAEFLKPIRKRGNKVLGIH encoded by the exons CAAATTCAGGAACCTTCTGCATGTTTCAACATAAGAAGCATCAAGTAGGAGACATATGGAATCCTGAGCTTGAACCCCATGGAATTGTCCGTTGCTTCGAGTGCATCTGCACAGAG AGGGGGAACGTGCTGTGTATGAAAGTCAAGTGTCCAACCTTGCGGTGTTCCACCCCAGTATATGATCCCTCAAAATGCTGTCCAAAGTGTCCAG ATCGACCCATTGTTTCAAACATCAGAAACACTGGCAAGGACTGCAACAGGACCCTTCACCATGATGAGACGTTTGTCACAGAAGGGCCCTTCAGACAACCCAATCAGTGTGAGCACTGCAATTGTACT GAAGGAAAGATAGTTTGTGCCATCAAGACCTGTCCCAATGTCACTTGCGCTTCTCCAGTGTCCACGTCGGACTCGTGCTGTCAAGTTTGCAAAG ATAAAGACTCATTGAGTGGTCTGGATGATGACCTCATTCGTCAGCCGGCCATCCGTGGCGCT aGGCATTCTCCTCCCTCCCAGCCTGGATCCTCAACCAGCAGTCCTAGGCCAGCCGCCATCATCCACCAGCCCCTTATGGGAAGAGCTAATTTCAGGCCTCAGCCAAATATTTCACCCAAACTCAGCACCCTTGTACAGATCATCCTTAACGATCAAGAGAAAGTTGGACAAG TGTGCATTTCAAATAGAAGAACCTACTCACATGGAGAAACCTGGCATCCAGTTATCCCGTTCTTCGGTCCTGCAGAATGTGTCTTGTGTACTTGCAATAGCACTAAGCCAGAATGTAAACCAATCCAGTGTCCCTATCACTATTCCTGTGAACAACCGAAGAAAATTAAAGGGAGATGTTGTAAAGTTTGTACAG AAATTGAAAGTCAACTCCCTGATGACCAAGACTACTTCTGCAGTGTTGAGACAGTTTACGAAGGTGTTCTCAGCACTCCTGAAGGAATCGTCCGAAAAATAGCGTTGGAAAAAAACGAAACTTCAGAAGTGGAGGTCTACACATGGACTGTTAAGAGAGGTGCTGAATTCTTGAAACCTATAAGGAAGAGAGGAAATAAAGTTTTGGGGATCCACTGA